The Candidatus Accumulibacter similis genome has a segment encoding these proteins:
- a CDS encoding M23 family metallopeptidase translates to MASVVFRLLCCLVLTGALARPVVAGPAAYPFSVVVEAAGGGHRLVGLNRGAAPVSVRLLLADVDNVRADALLPVYAVVAPGSLAVLLQVRAAVAGRPLRFSSEAVHVIGSYRAQPDENFAYRLPFARGQSAVVSQSHDGPRLTHDAADSEYAIDFATAAGTPVVAARDGVVIEAVFANRVGGRDRRLLARANVVRILHADGSIASYAHLAHAVAPVAVGQKVKAGTVIGGVGATGYSGGPHLHFVVQKVVGNATGFATVSLPVRFLLGNPPRPGSVAYRQRLRAGELPTTIAGRAADRDR, encoded by the coding sequence ATGGCTTCAGTCGTTTTCCGGCTGCTCTGCTGCCTGGTGTTGACGGGCGCCTTGGCGCGCCCGGTTGTCGCGGGCCCGGCGGCCTATCCCTTCAGCGTCGTGGTCGAGGCGGCGGGCGGCGGTCACCGTCTGGTCGGGCTCAATCGTGGGGCGGCGCCGGTATCGGTGCGTTTGTTGCTGGCCGACGTCGACAATGTCCGCGCTGACGCGTTGCTGCCGGTGTATGCGGTAGTCGCGCCTGGCAGCCTGGCGGTCCTGTTGCAGGTGCGTGCCGCCGTGGCCGGACGCCCGCTTCGCTTCAGCAGTGAGGCGGTCCATGTCATCGGCAGCTACCGGGCGCAGCCCGACGAGAACTTCGCCTATCGACTGCCCTTCGCCCGAGGCCAGAGCGCCGTCGTCAGCCAGAGCCACGATGGCCCGCGGCTGACGCACGACGCGGCCGACAGCGAGTACGCGATCGATTTTGCCACGGCGGCGGGAACCCCGGTCGTCGCTGCGCGCGACGGTGTCGTCATCGAGGCCGTGTTTGCCAATCGCGTCGGCGGCAGGGATCGCCGGCTGCTCGCCAGGGCCAACGTCGTTCGCATCCTGCATGCCGACGGCAGCATCGCCAGCTACGCCCACCTGGCACACGCCGTTGCGCCAGTTGCCGTCGGCCAGAAGGTGAAGGCCGGGACGGTCATCGGCGGCGTCGGGGCGACCGGCTACAGTGGCGGTCCGCACCTGCACTTCGTGGTGCAGAAAGTGGTCGGCAACGCCACCGGCTTCGCCACCGTCTCGCTGCCCGTCCGCTTTCTGCTCGGGAATCCGCCACGCCCCGGCAGTGTGGCGTATCGCCAGCGGTTGCGGGCCGGCGAGCTGCCGACGACCATTGCCGGCAGAGCAGCGGATCGGGATCGTTGA
- a CDS encoding DMT family transporter — translation MAQRTAPGVAAFALMVLLCATWGFQQVTIKIASEGISPVLQAGLRSAIALVLLLGWALWRRLPLHEADGTLRCGLLAGLLFALEFVFIYLGLSYTTASRMIVVLYTAPCFTVLGLHLFVAGERMRWRHFLGVALAFAGIVLAFAGRSGSRPDAWIGDLLGLLAALGWAATTVLIRATQLATISATKVLFYQLAVSALLMLPLSPLLGESGFGNLSVPVLLALAYQGVIVAFASYLAWFWLLTRYLTARLSVFSFLTPLFGVAFGVLLLGDSLTPGFVAAAVCVSTGIVLVNLPGQRQRDRVG, via the coding sequence ATGGCGCAGCGGACCGCCCCGGGCGTCGCCGCTTTCGCGTTGATGGTGCTGCTCTGCGCGACCTGGGGCTTCCAGCAGGTCACGATCAAGATCGCCAGCGAGGGCATCAGCCCGGTCCTGCAGGCGGGGCTGCGCTCGGCGATCGCCCTCGTGCTGCTGCTCGGCTGGGCACTCTGGCGTCGCCTGCCGCTGCACGAAGCGGACGGCACGCTGCGCTGCGGCCTGCTGGCCGGACTGTTGTTCGCACTCGAGTTCGTCTTCATCTATCTCGGCCTGTCGTACACGACGGCGTCGCGGATGATCGTCGTTCTCTACACCGCGCCGTGCTTCACGGTTCTCGGGCTGCACCTCTTCGTCGCCGGCGAACGGATGCGCTGGCGACATTTCCTTGGCGTCGCGCTGGCGTTCGCCGGCATCGTCCTCGCCTTCGCCGGCAGGAGCGGCAGTCGGCCGGATGCCTGGATCGGCGACCTCCTGGGACTGCTGGCGGCGCTCGGCTGGGCGGCGACGACCGTCCTGATCCGTGCGACGCAACTGGCGACGATCAGCGCGACCAAGGTCCTCTTCTACCAGCTTGCGGTATCCGCACTGCTCATGCTGCCGCTCTCGCCACTGCTCGGCGAGAGCGGATTCGGCAACCTGAGCGTCCCGGTGCTGCTGGCGCTGGCCTATCAGGGCGTGATCGTCGCTTTTGCCAGCTACTTGGCGTGGTTCTGGTTGCTCACCCGTTACCTGACCGCGCGTCTGTCGGTGTTCTCCTTCCTGACACCGCTGTTCGGTGTCGCTTTCGGCGTTCTCCTGCTGGGAGACAGCCTGACGCCCGGCTTCGTCGCCGCCGCGGTCTGCGTCAGCACGGGCATCGTGCTGGTCAACCTGCCGGGCCAACGGCAGCGCGACAGGGTCGGTTGA
- a CDS encoding GntP family permease encodes MLGILGILVSLLLLIVLAYRGWNVILVAPICALVGLLLGDFDAPILATYTQVFMPALGNYLIKFFPLFLLGAVFGKLMDDSGCARTIAHQIVEWTGKERAIIAIILACGVLTYGGVSLFVVAFAVFPVAIQMFREGGLPKRLIPATIALGSFTFTMSALPGSPAIQNAIPMPYFHTDAFAAPGLGLVAGIVMFVCGSLWLMLRARRARAAGEGFGDDASPAAAGAPAATPLGEMPSFAVAITPVILVLAINFVFSKYVIPELDTAYLATPKYGKTTVAAVGGTWAIIVAMLTACVVLIALTWKRFQSVRQSLTDGTLGSMLPILNVGSEVAYGGVIASLAAFAIIKDWLMGLTDNPVVGLAIIVNVLAGITGSASGGMSIALQAVGQQYLDLAQAAGLSPQILHRVAALASGGLDALPHNGAVITLLAICGLNHRQSYFDIFMVAVAFPLLAMVLVIILNGLFGTF; translated from the coding sequence ATGCTTGGCATTCTCGGGATCCTGGTGTCGCTTCTGCTGTTGATCGTTCTCGCCTATCGCGGCTGGAACGTCATCCTCGTTGCGCCGATCTGTGCGCTCGTCGGTCTGCTGCTGGGCGATTTCGATGCGCCGATTCTCGCCACCTACACGCAGGTGTTCATGCCCGCGCTGGGCAATTACCTGATCAAGTTCTTCCCGCTGTTCCTGCTCGGCGCGGTGTTCGGCAAACTGATGGACGATTCCGGCTGCGCGCGGACGATCGCCCACCAGATCGTCGAATGGACGGGCAAGGAGCGAGCGATCATCGCCATCATCCTGGCCTGCGGCGTGCTCACCTATGGCGGCGTGTCGCTGTTCGTCGTCGCCTTTGCCGTTTTCCCGGTCGCCATCCAGATGTTTCGCGAGGGCGGCCTGCCGAAGCGGCTGATTCCCGCCACCATCGCCCTCGGCTCCTTCACCTTCACGATGTCGGCGCTGCCGGGCTCGCCGGCGATCCAGAACGCCATCCCGATGCCCTACTTCCATACCGACGCCTTCGCCGCTCCGGGCCTCGGCCTCGTCGCCGGCATCGTCATGTTCGTCTGCGGCAGCCTCTGGTTGATGCTGCGGGCCCGCCGCGCCCGCGCTGCGGGCGAAGGCTTCGGCGACGACGCGTCGCCGGCTGCCGCTGGCGCGCCCGCGGCGACGCCGCTGGGCGAGATGCCGTCCTTTGCCGTGGCCATCACACCGGTGATCCTCGTGCTGGCGATCAACTTCGTCTTCAGCAAGTATGTCATCCCCGAGCTCGACACCGCGTATCTGGCGACGCCGAAGTACGGCAAGACGACCGTTGCCGCCGTCGGCGGCACCTGGGCAATCATCGTCGCCATGCTGACCGCCTGCGTCGTGCTGATAGCCCTCACGTGGAAACGGTTCCAGAGCGTCCGCCAGTCGCTGACCGATGGTACTCTGGGTTCGATGCTGCCGATCCTCAATGTCGGTTCTGAGGTCGCCTACGGTGGCGTCATCGCCAGTCTCGCCGCCTTTGCGATAATCAAGGACTGGCTGATGGGCCTCACGGACAATCCGGTCGTCGGGCTGGCGATCATCGTCAACGTCCTCGCCGGCATCACCGGATCGGCGTCGGGTGGCATGAGCATTGCCCTGCAGGCGGTCGGGCAGCAGTACCTTGATCTGGCGCAGGCTGCTGGCCTCAGTCCGCAAATCCTGCACCGGGTTGCGGCGCTGGCGTCGGGGGGTCTCGATGCGTTGCCGCACAACGGCGCCGTGATCACCCTGCTGGCCATTTGTGGGCTGAATCACAGGCAGTCGTACTTCGACATCTTCATGGTGGCCGTCGCCTTTCCGCTGCTGGCGATGGTTCTGGTGATCATTCTCAACGGCCTCTTCGGCACCTTCTGA
- a CDS encoding acylphosphatase: MSRTICRQLSIRGRVQGVGYRWSLCAEADRLGLSGWVRNRRDGSVEALVSGPVEAVEALLLWAHRGPSMARVDSVVCSEGNAAEIGTRTGFAQIATR, encoded by the coding sequence ATGAGTCGAACGATCTGCCGCCAGTTGTCCATCCGGGGCCGTGTCCAGGGCGTCGGCTACCGCTGGTCGCTTTGTGCCGAAGCGGATCGCCTCGGTCTTTCCGGGTGGGTTCGCAATCGCCGCGACGGCAGCGTCGAAGCACTCGTCAGCGGTCCGGTCGAAGCGGTCGAAGCGCTGCTGCTGTGGGCGCACCGCGGGCCGTCGATGGCGCGCGTCGACAGCGTCGTCTGCAGCGAGGGCAATGCTGCAGAGATCGGCACGCGGACGGGTTTCGCGCAGATTGCCACCCGCTGA
- a CDS encoding transporter substrate-binding domain-containing protein gives MRLLTLVLAALVVCAPHALAQGQARAKELRLLAAELPPYTFQIPPASVSETPGAAHGLVLEVVSEMARRAGHSGLIEFMPWGEAQRLAQTQPNIGILALTRTPEREERYRWLARILTDDLILVGGQGIDVSSLDRVRERPVGVLSRSGAEALLRERGFHRIKAQPEEWMNARLMQQRRIDAWLAPRLMVIHAMREVGGNLAALNFGEIVRPSEIYLAASRDLPDAEALKWERALATMKADGSYQRIVDEYSRLQIAPIPDELRRRFAQPVWEGR, from the coding sequence GTGCGCCTTCTCACGCTCGTCCTGGCCGCGCTCGTCGTCTGTGCGCCGCATGCTCTCGCACAGGGGCAGGCGCGGGCGAAGGAACTGCGCCTGCTGGCAGCCGAACTGCCGCCCTACACTTTCCAGATTCCGCCAGCCAGTGTCAGCGAGACACCCGGTGCCGCTCATGGTCTGGTCCTCGAGGTCGTCAGCGAGATGGCGAGGCGCGCCGGCCACAGTGGCCTGATCGAGTTCATGCCCTGGGGCGAAGCGCAGCGTCTGGCGCAGACGCAGCCGAACATCGGCATCCTGGCGCTGACGCGAACTCCCGAACGCGAGGAACGCTACCGCTGGCTGGCACGCATCTTGACCGATGACCTCATCCTGGTCGGTGGCCAGGGAATCGACGTTTCCAGTCTCGACAGGGTGCGCGAACGCCCGGTCGGCGTTCTCAGCCGTTCGGGCGCCGAGGCGCTGCTCAGGGAGCGCGGCTTCCACCGCATCAAGGCGCAGCCGGAGGAGTGGATGAACGCACGCCTGATGCAGCAGCGGCGGATCGATGCCTGGCTGGCACCACGGCTGATGGTCATCCATGCCATGCGCGAGGTCGGCGGCAACCTGGCGGCGCTCAACTTCGGCGAGATCGTTCGCCCGAGCGAGATCTATCTCGCGGCATCAAGGGATTTGCCGGACGCCGAGGCGCTGAAATGGGAGAGGGCCCTGGCGACGATGAAAGCCGATGGCAGCTACCAGCGGATCGTCGACGAGTACAGTCGCCTGCAGATCGCGCCGATCCCCGATGAACTCCGGCGCCGCTTCGCGCAGCCCGTCTGGGAGGGCCGGTAG
- a CDS encoding NADH-quinone oxidoreductase subunit M: MLKALLLLPLLGAALVALLPNRSFDLMRHLASAVAAATMLCAGLLLASFDATTADIQFFETRPWNPRVGSHLALGVDGISLPMILLATLLCFVAIFSSTSIRSGAKLYFSLLLILETALLIVFSARDWSLFYVCWELTLIPLFFLIDRLGGANRHRAALNFVLYTLGGSVFMLIALLLLYDVAPGHSFAMADMAAGGAQLPVRTQVLVFLGLLLGFGVKMPIVPLHGWLPLAHVEAPSPISILLSGILLKMGAYGLIRAVATLPAAALALQDWLAFLALLSLVYGAVLAWRQTDLKAMIAYSSISHMGVVLLGIAALNPAGLSGALTQMVAHGLTAGLLFLLIGLLYERTHSRDLATYGSLNRIAPRFATFIVFALLAAVGLPGSAGFVAELQVLIGAYGRWGGWLLLLSAAMVVAAACALRAVRCLSTGPERAMAATLAGVAWFADLGRVECAAAWLLTAGVVGIGVHPQPLLQLMASSLARLAAGFGA, from the coding sequence ATGCTGAAGGCACTGTTGCTGCTGCCGCTGCTCGGTGCCGCCCTGGTGGCCCTGCTGCCGAATCGCAGCTTCGACCTGATGCGACACCTGGCGAGCGCCGTCGCAGCTGCGACGATGCTGTGCGCCGGTCTGCTGCTGGCGAGCTTCGACGCGACGACGGCCGACATCCAGTTCTTCGAGACGCGGCCATGGAATCCGCGCGTCGGCTCGCATCTGGCGCTCGGGGTCGACGGCATCTCGCTGCCGATGATCCTGCTGGCGACGCTGCTCTGCTTCGTCGCCATCTTTTCCTCGACCAGCATCCGCAGTGGCGCCAAGCTGTATTTCTCGCTCCTCCTGATCCTCGAGACGGCGCTGCTGATCGTCTTCAGCGCCCGTGACTGGTCACTGTTCTACGTCTGCTGGGAACTGACGCTGATCCCCCTCTTCTTCCTCATCGACCGCCTCGGTGGCGCGAATCGTCATCGAGCAGCGCTCAACTTCGTCCTCTACACGCTGGGCGGATCGGTGTTCATGCTGATCGCCCTGCTCCTGCTCTATGACGTCGCACCCGGCCACAGCTTCGCCATGGCCGACATGGCGGCCGGCGGCGCACAGTTGCCGGTGCGCACGCAGGTGCTGGTGTTTCTCGGCCTGCTTCTCGGCTTCGGCGTCAAGATGCCGATCGTTCCACTGCACGGCTGGCTGCCGCTGGCGCACGTCGAGGCGCCCAGTCCGATTTCCATCCTGCTCTCGGGAATCCTGCTCAAGATGGGCGCCTATGGACTGATCCGCGCCGTCGCCACGCTGCCGGCGGCGGCGCTCGCGCTGCAGGACTGGCTGGCTTTCCTGGCACTCCTGAGCCTGGTCTATGGCGCCGTCCTCGCCTGGCGGCAGACCGACCTGAAGGCGATGATCGCCTACTCGTCGATCTCGCACATGGGCGTCGTGCTGCTCGGCATTGCTGCCCTCAACCCGGCCGGCCTCAGCGGCGCGCTGACGCAGATGGTCGCCCATGGCCTGACCGCCGGCCTGCTGTTCCTGCTCATCGGTCTGCTCTACGAGCGGACGCACAGCCGTGACCTGGCGACCTACGGCTCGCTGAACCGGATCGCGCCCCGCTTCGCCACCTTCATCGTCTTCGCCCTGCTGGCTGCGGTCGGCTTGCCGGGGAGCGCGGGCTTCGTCGCCGAGTTGCAGGTCCTGATCGGCGCCTACGGCCGCTGGGGCGGCTGGCTGCTGCTGCTTTCGGCAGCGATGGTGGTCGCCGCCGCCTGTGCGCTGCGGGCGGTCCGCTGCCTGTCCACCGGCCCCGAGCGGGCGATGGCCGCCACACTAGCCGGCGTGGCCTGGTTCGCCGACCTCGGTCGGGTCGAGTGCGCGGCTGCGTGGCTGCTGACGGCGGGCGTCGTCGGCATCGGTGTCCATCCGCAACCGCTGCTGCAGCTGATGGCGTCTTCGCTCGCCAGGCTGGCAGCGGGCTTTGGCGCCTGA
- a CDS encoding DUF2309 domain-containing protein: MAHRLPAQAPLRDFVHHNTLHAFQHLPFIDALAAAARLTGARPWLPEERCRELFRQGRIDAGDLAAALRQLPTARADETLFVAGGRAWRRGEVLQVALRHPATTLPPAALRWQFDERSAGERLQPDLEPQARQHLLAAAADGGEGALVADLWAAACALSSDAPATAPAKPAPVLWHELQDRLGNGWTLGNLLAHLSGEDGAEILQPTLIRHLAAHLDHGLAAWKNPLHMRGFYAAWRASAGSDWAWELEEFAGARLQILQLPADPLQAIIDELQSLGVATGRWCGYLQRLAMELPGWAGMFHWRESRPQAGEPPVSLIDLLAVRLVLDRLYGAQLLRRVWGLPMQIEALGKHLLAHPQELQLRHAYGSRSLPEEVLASIRPLLLAPMASSNRGWMQLAAAMPASTAAVAAGEQAASAAWPLFVLAQRLGISGRELRELTADGAHALLACATSLSDAERGQVWLLAYERHYREQILAALAANRGRSPARLPQAAAQFVFCMDDREEGTRRHLEEVNPAYETFGAAGFFGVPMLWQGLDDEKPTALCPVVVRPNNAVRETVPAGAEVAHRQHLRRRRLRLRWQERLHQKSRRGSVLAALLTAVAAPAALLALLARSLAPGRLGELLARCREAFDKPLPGNLQLTADGDEARRAASAESPRQGFSEDEQVMRVAGFLRSIGLTEGFAPLLVIVGHGSDSRNNPHLAAYDCGACSGRHGGPNARVLAALANRPQVRRRLAEQGIVIADSCRFIAAEHNTCDESFLWYEDEPLPAGQQVAFAHLRRDCEEAARLHAVERCRRFASSPDNPTPRQARQHLADRRQDLAQARPELGHATVATAFVGRRSMSRGAFFDRRVFLISYDPLADGDGRILEATLLAAAPVGAGINLEYYFSTVNNEGYGCGSKVMHNLAGLFGVMQGSSSDLRTGLPLQMVEIHEAMRLLVIVEQKREIVGAIYQRQPPLQELIGNGWVILAALDPLSGAIDLFDPATGWQPWSTDDARLQPLPERERSGDWFGGHREPLPPALLRRPLTRQ; this comes from the coding sequence ATTGCCCACCGCTTGCCGGCGCAGGCGCCGTTGCGTGATTTCGTCCATCACAACACCCTGCACGCCTTCCAGCACCTGCCGTTCATCGACGCGCTGGCGGCGGCGGCGCGCCTCACCGGCGCCCGCCCGTGGCTCCCCGAGGAGCGTTGTCGCGAACTCTTCCGGCAGGGGCGGATCGACGCCGGCGATCTGGCCGCCGCGCTGCGGCAACTGCCGACGGCGCGCGCCGACGAGACGCTGTTCGTTGCCGGCGGCCGTGCGTGGCGGCGCGGCGAGGTGCTGCAGGTGGCGTTGCGCCACCCGGCAACGACGCTCCCGCCTGCCGCGCTGCGCTGGCAGTTCGACGAGCGATCGGCCGGCGAACGGCTGCAGCCGGACCTCGAGCCGCAGGCGCGGCAGCACCTCCTCGCCGCCGCGGCTGACGGTGGCGAAGGGGCGCTGGTCGCCGATCTCTGGGCCGCCGCCTGCGCACTGAGCAGCGACGCGCCGGCCACGGCGCCAGCAAAGCCGGCGCCGGTCCTCTGGCACGAGTTGCAGGACCGGCTCGGCAATGGCTGGACGCTGGGCAACCTCCTGGCCCACCTCAGCGGCGAGGATGGCGCCGAGATCCTGCAGCCGACGCTGATCCGCCATCTCGCCGCGCACCTCGACCACGGTCTCGCCGCCTGGAAGAATCCGCTGCACATGCGCGGCTTCTACGCTGCGTGGCGAGCCAGCGCCGGCAGCGACTGGGCCTGGGAACTGGAAGAGTTCGCCGGCGCCCGGCTGCAGATCCTGCAGTTGCCCGCCGACCCGCTGCAGGCGATCATCGACGAACTGCAGAGCCTTGGCGTCGCGACCGGGCGCTGGTGCGGCTATCTGCAGCGACTGGCCATGGAATTGCCAGGCTGGGCGGGCATGTTCCACTGGCGCGAAAGCCGGCCGCAAGCGGGCGAGCCACCGGTCAGCCTGATCGACCTGCTGGCCGTGCGGCTCGTCCTCGATCGCCTCTACGGCGCGCAGCTGCTGCGCCGGGTCTGGGGATTGCCGATGCAGATCGAGGCCCTCGGCAAGCATCTTCTCGCGCACCCGCAGGAACTGCAGCTGCGGCACGCCTACGGCAGCCGCAGCCTGCCCGAAGAGGTGCTGGCAAGCATCCGACCGCTCCTGCTGGCGCCGATGGCGAGCAGCAACCGCGGCTGGATGCAGCTCGCCGCCGCCATGCCCGCGTCGACCGCCGCCGTCGCCGCGGGTGAACAGGCCGCCAGCGCGGCCTGGCCGCTGTTCGTCCTCGCGCAGCGGCTCGGCATCAGCGGCCGCGAACTGCGCGAACTGACGGCTGACGGCGCGCACGCCCTGCTCGCCTGTGCCACCTCGCTGAGCGACGCAGAACGCGGCCAGGTCTGGCTGCTGGCCTACGAACGCCACTATCGGGAACAGATCCTCGCTGCCCTGGCGGCCAACCGCGGTCGCTCGCCGGCACGGCTGCCGCAGGCGGCAGCGCAGTTCGTCTTCTGCATGGACGATCGCGAGGAGGGCACCCGCCGCCACCTCGAAGAGGTCAATCCGGCATACGAAACCTTCGGCGCGGCCGGCTTCTTCGGCGTGCCGATGCTCTGGCAGGGACTCGACGACGAGAAGCCGACCGCTCTCTGCCCGGTCGTCGTCCGGCCGAACAACGCCGTGCGCGAGACGGTGCCGGCAGGAGCCGAAGTCGCGCACCGGCAACACCTGCGGCGCCGCCGGCTGCGCCTGCGCTGGCAGGAGCGACTGCACCAGAAGAGCCGTCGCGGCAGCGTCCTGGCGGCACTGCTGACTGCCGTCGCAGCGCCGGCGGCACTGCTGGCACTGCTCGCGCGCAGCCTTGCTCCCGGCCGTCTCGGCGAGCTTCTCGCGCGGTGTCGCGAGGCCTTCGACAAGCCCCTGCCGGGGAACCTGCAACTGACCGCCGACGGCGACGAAGCCCGCCGCGCCGCCAGCGCCGAAAGCCCGCGGCAGGGTTTCAGCGAGGACGAACAGGTAATGCGTGTCGCCGGCTTCCTGCGCAGCATCGGCCTCACCGAGGGCTTTGCGCCGCTGCTGGTGATCGTCGGCCACGGCTCTGACAGCCGCAACAACCCGCATCTCGCCGCCTACGACTGTGGCGCCTGCTCCGGCCGGCACGGCGGCCCGAATGCGCGCGTTCTCGCCGCCCTCGCCAACCGGCCGCAGGTGCGGCGCCGGCTGGCGGAGCAGGGAATCGTCATTGCCGACAGCTGCCGGTTCATCGCCGCCGAACACAACACCTGCGACGAGAGTTTCCTGTGGTACGAAGACGAGCCGCTCCCGGCCGGGCAGCAGGTCGCCTTCGCCCACCTGCGCCGCGACTGCGAGGAAGCCGCCCGGCTGCACGCGGTCGAACGCTGCCGCCGCTTCGCCTCGTCCCCGGACAACCCGACGCCGCGGCAAGCGAGACAACATCTGGCGGACCGCCGCCAGGATCTGGCGCAGGCCCGCCCGGAGCTGGGTCACGCGACGGTCGCGACGGCCTTCGTCGGCCGCCGCAGCATGAGCCGCGGAGCGTTCTTCGATCGCCGCGTCTTCCTGATTTCCTATGATCCACTGGCCGACGGCGATGGCCGCATACTCGAGGCGACCCTGCTCGCCGCCGCGCCGGTCGGCGCCGGCATCAACCTCGAGTACTACTTCTCGACGGTCAACAACGAGGGCTACGGCTGCGGCAGCAAGGTGATGCACAATCTCGCCGGGCTGTTCGGTGTCATGCAGGGCAGCAGTTCGGATCTGCGTACCGGCCTGCCGCTGCAGATGGTCGAGATCCACGAAGCGATGCGCCTGCTGGTGATCGTCGAGCAGAAGCGCGAAATCGTCGGCGCCATCTATCAGCGGCAACCGCCGCTGCAGGAACTGATCGGCAACGGCTGGGTCATCCTCGCCGCGCTCGACCCGCTGAGCGGTGCCATCGACCTCTTCGACCCGGCGACTGGCTGGCAGCCGTGGAGCACCGACGACGCCCGTCTGCAGCCGCTGCCCGAACGCGAGCGCTCGGGCGACTGGTTTGGCGGCCACCGCGAGCCGCTGCCGCCGGCACTCCTGCGACGCCCGCTGACCCGGCAATGA
- a CDS encoding Dyp-type peroxidase — MTPAAIWIWLRGDDRGELLQRARRIEQFLAPTFRLAETLDAFVHDGGRDLSGYEDGTENPAGDAATTAAIIGADRPLLTGSSFVALQRWLHDLALFEQMPPDDRDLCIGRRRRDNEEIADALFRFTRPQSGAYFWCPAMRAGRLDLSPLRL; from the coding sequence GTGACGCCCGCGGCAATCTGGATCTGGCTGCGCGGTGACGACCGAGGCGAACTCCTGCAGCGTGCGCGGCGCATCGAACAGTTCCTTGCACCGACGTTCCGTCTTGCGGAAACGCTCGATGCCTTCGTGCACGACGGTGGCCGGGATCTGAGCGGCTACGAGGATGGCACCGAAAACCCGGCCGGCGATGCGGCGACGACCGCCGCGATCATCGGCGCCGATCGGCCACTGCTGACGGGGTCGAGCTTCGTTGCCTTGCAGCGCTGGCTGCACGATCTCGCCCTTTTCGAGCAGATGCCGCCCGACGATCGCGACCTGTGCATCGGCCGCCGCCGGCGCGACAACGAGGAGATCGCCGACGCCCTGTTCCGCTTCACCCGACCGCAGTCCGGGGCCTATTTCTGGTGTCCGGCAATGCGCGCCGGCCGGCTCGACCTGTCGCCGCTGCGCCTCTAG